A genomic stretch from Phaeodactylum tricornutum CCAP 1055/1 chromosome 22, whole genome shotgun sequence includes:
- a CDS encoding predicted protein encodes MHIGHITIEYSNKTIAFCFVSATKSRSSATSHCSRMIVRLRSGRSVGNVQILSVIAIAFLSFSQMYVSINDAAFFPETFVGRESTVLKTPIGIDEIERATRRFFENSTERTALEPAPRPSIEDLADGPKVTGDVAWLLQFALLGFPKCGTSFMMRYLGQHDEIAMLRDKEHCELTTGTKDSVLVKALLDGLPIGNYARGLKCPKHLERPLAMDRLFRYFPNVRVIVGVRHPVLWFESFYNYRHLEGHHLLPAQELIGNCWNLGPTEKVRSVCTERAKFHNHLARLGKTSMQSAEERQHFSADVQNVSYAHGFSSTKVFLYDMAQLEDKNQDRSDILLEDLRSFLRVTKPFPPMVEEPKAVSNATRIDICDVEYDHLREVLLDTGVKASRWIRRFFVHAEGVTVSSPDFLDQLLAKWEEDPCEERRAKSNASLSRPDRTT; translated from the exons ATGCATATAGGCCATATCACTATCGAGTATTCGAACAAAACAATagcattttgtttcgtttcCGCAACTAAAAGTCGAAGTAGCGCAACGAGCCATTGCTCAAGGATGATTGTTAGATTGAGAAGTGGTCGATCTGTCGGAAACGTGCAGATTCTGTCTGTGATAGCAATTGCCTTCCTGTCCTTTTCACAAATGTATGTGAGCATAAACGACGCAGCATTTTTTCCAGAAACGTTTGTCGGTAGGGAGTCAACAGTGTTGAAGACCCCCATTGGGATAGATGAAATCGAGCGCGCTACTAGAAGGTTTTTCGAGAATTCGACGGAGCGCACTGCACTGGAACCTGCTCCTAGACCTTCAATCGAAGACCTCGCTGACGGACCAAAAGTCACGGGTGATGTTGCGTGGCTCCTTCAGTTTGCTTTGTTGGGATTCCCCAAATGCGGCACATCCTTCATGATGCGCTATCTCGGCCAGCACGACGAAATAGCCATGCTGAGAGATAAGGAACACTGCGAACTGACAACGGGTACTAAAGACTCTGTCCTTGTCAAGGCCCTATTAGACGGACTCCCCATTGGTAACTACGCGCGCGGGCTGAAGTGTCCGAAACATCTAGAAAGACCTTTGGCCATGGATCGCCTCTTCCGGTATTTTCCGAATGTAAGAGTAATTGTTGGGGTCCGGCACCCCGTCCTTTG GTTTGAATCATTCTACAACT ATCGCCATTTGGAGGGGCATCATCTACTACCAGCACAGGAATTGATAGGGAATTGTTGGAATCTCGGTCCCACTGAAAAGGTGCGTTCCGTCTGTACCGAACGAGCCAAGTTTCACAATCATTTAGCTCGCTTGGGAAAGACGAGCATGCAGAGTGCGGAGGAGCGACAGCACTTCTCGGCCGACGTGCAAAATGTATCGTATGCCCATGGTTTCTCCAGTACCAAAGTGTTTCTGTACGACATGGCACAGCTCGAGGACAAAAACCAGGACCGTTCCGATATCCTTTTAGAAGACTTGCGGAGTTTCCTGCGCGTTACAAAGCCCTTTCCGCCAATGGTGGAGGAGCCAAAAGCAGTATCCAACGCAACACGCATTGATATTTGTGACGTCGAGTACGACCATTTACGCGAGGTGCTTTTGGATACCGGCGTGAAGGCATCGAGATGGATCCGTCGTTTTTTTGTCCATGCCGAGGGTGTGACGGTGTCGTCACCCGACTTTCTGGATCAGTTATTGGCCAAGTGGGAAGAAGATCCTTGCGAAGAGCGCCGGGCCAAGAGCAACGCCTCTCTGTCGCGACCGGATCGCACTACCTAA
- a CDS encoding predicted protein, producing MPFMVSPGTVLLLLGVLSRNVSLASLDPSHFQSYSFHVAQESPATETPTDSTDSDETVRKQQTPSLARHQINDGEDDSRQPNVVASSLLMYEKGCVVSSSEVYPGSTPLDTADDTETSLHKQAYTEIWSLEDEELWREYEDDEDEDDDNDDGHSSMLSNASVKRTRTRARISTNRGTREALASSTNTHLPSPVTSATLSALRGGSKGTVSGILGSEVVKRLYVTALVTLVFEALVGHILEFFKIVMQTRDDGSSYGTVVREITLEKGILGLWDGFVPWGVVQAVGKGAVFGLAHAAAKDLLVPLAQDGMLPMAAALTLAGGIGGGFQGYVLSPTLLLKTRVMTNPVFREPMSLWRTVYLSMRIGFDVVQTEGFWTLMKGANVFATKRVFDWASRYFFADWLEQVFIQLKNGQPLTIAEKSAASLLGGVASTCVTLPLDVLVAKTQDAKKAGVKVSAWTLFRDELREKGLSGLKDSYMRGFEARLLHVCLTTLGTYSWWNVSWKDDLSRLFAIAMNKISNLGISIASLVV from the coding sequence ATGCCGTTCATGGTATCTCCTGGCACTGTGCTTTTGCTGTTGGGTGTTCTGAGTCGAAATGTCTCCCTAGCGTCGTTGGATCCGAGCCACTTTCAATCCTACTCCTTCCATGTTGCGCAAGAATCTCCAGCAACGGAGACGCCGACGGACAGCACCGATTCGGATGAGACTGTTCGGAAACAGCAGACTCCGTCGCTGGCTAGACACCAGATTAATGATGGAGAGGATGACAGCCGGCAACCAAATGTAGTGGCAAGCTCTTTACTCATGTACGAAAAAGGTTGCGTCGTGTCGTCTAGTGAAGTGTACCCAGGGTCTACGCCATTGGACACTGCTGACGATACGGAAACCAGTTTGCACAAACAGGCCTACACGGAAATTTGGAGTCTGGAGGATGAAGAATTGTGGAGAGAGtatgaagacgatgaagatgaagatgatgacaacgacgatggacATTCTTCGATGCTTTCCAACGCGTCAGTCAAACGCACACGTACACGTGCACGTATATCCACCAATAGAGGGACGAGAGAAGCGCTCGCATCGTCTACCAACACACATCTGCCGTCTCCTGTGACCTCTGCTACGCTCTCCGCCCTCCGAGGAGGCAGTAAGGGCACAGTCTCCGGCATCTTGGGATCGGAAGTCGTCAAACGACTTTACGTCACCGCTCTCGTTACACTCGTGTTTGAGGCATTGGTGGGGCACATTCTGgaatttttcaaaattgtcatGCAGACCCGAGACGACGGTTCTTCTTACGGCACGGTTGTCCGAGAAATTACGCTCGAAAAGGGTATTCTGGGACTCTGGGACGGCTTTGTCCCCTGGGGCGTCGTACAGGCCGTGGGCAAGGGTGCCGTGTTTGGACTCGCgcacgccgccgccaaagaTTTACTCGTACCGCTCGCACAAGACGGTATGCTCCCCATGGCGGCCGCCCTCACATTGGCTGGCGGCATTGGAGGTGGATTTCAAGGCTACGTGCTCTCGCCGACGCTACTATTGAAGACCAGGGTCATGACGAATCCAGTGTTCCGTGAACCCATGAGTCTGTGGCGCACAGTCTATCTCAGTATGCGCATTGGATTTGACGTCGTCCAAACCGAGGGGTTTTGGACTCTCATGAAAGGGGCCAACGTGTTTGCGACCAAGCGAGTGTTTGACTGGGCGAGTCGCTACTTCTTTGCCGATTGGCTAGAGCAGGTTTTTATTCAACTCAAGAACGGACAGCCTTTGACGATCGCGGAAAAGAGTGCGGCTTCACTTTTGGGTGGCGTAGCGTCAACGTGTGTCACTCTCCCTTTGGACGTTCTCGTGGCAAAGACACAGGACGCCAAAAAAGCCGGCGTCAAGGTGTCGGCTTGGACACTTTTTCGAGACGAACTCAGAGAGAAGGGCCTAAGTGGACTCAAGGACTCGTACATGCGCGGATTCGAGGCCCGGCTGCTCCACGTTTGCTTGACAACACTTGGTACGTACTCATGGTGGAATGTTTCTTGGAAGGATGATTTGTCGCGTCTGTTTGCCATTGCAATGAACAAAATCTCAAACCTGGGTATATCAATTGCTTCGTTGGTTGTATAG
- a CDS encoding predicted protein — protein sequence MSKEAAQSPKSGKTIDQTADRTAIVAARLKKLYKNSVYPVEKKYRYDYFFESPLLSDVEFDAKPQVLLVGQYSVGKTSFIRYLLGRDFPGQRIGPEPTTDRFTVLLNGPEERTIPGNALSVHPDLPFRGLERFGVSFLSRLEGSQLPSSVLKSITLIDTPGILSGEKQRTNRGYDFTKVVSWFAEKADLIILLFDAHKLDISDELKGAIDVLKGHEDKIRCILNKADQIDRQQLMRVYGALLWSLGKTMTSPEVARVYVGSFWQQPLQHMDNADLFEMEEKDLMKDLAVLPRQSAVRKINELVKRIRKVKTLAYIIGYLKSQMPALMGKEKKQKKLIADLPTVFRTIMKKYDLAPGDFPEIASFSNKLHETKFAEFNTLSEKQIADLDRVLNEDIPKLMEELPSEKDSPDIIRSKMGAAGGIAKVPVPVANNKFGKKETAHESNPFGYDEENEDYWALQDSADRLLPSFEALGPDGGYLSTAKARDVLVKTGLEKDQLRQIWNLSDIDKDGLFDHDEYVVAMFLCDAVLQKGRPIPSELPASVIPPRKRSLLAEKSSVF from the exons ATGTCGAAAGAAGCGGCGCAATCACCGAAAAGCGGAAAAACGATCGATCAGACCGCGGATCGGACGGCCATTGTCGCTGCTCGTCTCAAGAAGCTGTACAAAAATTCTGTCTATCCCGTCGAAAAGAAGTATCGCTACGATTATTTCTTTGAAAGTCCACTTTTGAGTGACGTCGAGTTTGATG CCAAGCCTCAAGTGCTTCTGGTTGGACAATACAGTGTAGGAAAGACTTCCTTCATTCGTTACCTACTCGGTAGAGACTTTCCTGGTCAACGGATCGGTCCCGAGCCTACTACCGATCGATTCACCGTATTGCTGAACGGCCCGGAAGAACGCACTATTCCGGGAAATGCTCTCTCGGTGCATCCTGATCTACCCTTTCGGGGTCTCGAGCGCTTTGGAGTCAGTTTTCTGAGTCGCCTCGAAGGCAGTCAATTACCAAGTAGTGTTTTGAAATCCATCACACTCATCGATACCCCGGGTATCCTTTCGGGAGAAAAGCAACGCACCAACCGTGGGTACGATTTCACGAAAGTCGTATCCTGGTTTGCCGAAAAGGCGGATTTGATTATTCTGCTCTTTGACGCACACAAACTTGATATCTCGGATGAACTCAAGGGCGCAATCGATGTCCTTAAGGGGCATGAAGACAAAATTCGATGCATTCTCAACAAGGCTGATCAGATTGATCGGCAACAATTGATGCGAGTTTACGGTGCGCTACTTTGGTCGCTCGGTAAAACTATGACCAGTCCAGAAGTAGCCCGAGTTTACGTCGGCAGCTTTTGGCAGCAACCGCTGCAGCACATGGACAACGCCGACTTGTTCGAAATGGAGGAAAAGGATCTCATGAAGGATTTGGCCGTCCTTCCACGGCAATCAGCCGTACGAAAAATCAATGAACTCGTCAAACGCATTCGCAAGGTCAAGACCTTGGCCTACATTATTGGCTACTTGAAATCACAAATGCCTGCACTCATGGGcaaggaaaagaaacaaaagaaactcATTGC CGACTTACCGACGGTGTTTCGTACGATTATGAAAAAGTACGACTTGGCCCCCGGCGACTTTCCCGAAATTGCCAGCTTTTCTAACAAACTGCACGAAACCAAGTTTGCCGAGTTTAATACCTTGTCGGAAAAACAAATTGCTGATCTGGACCGGGTCCTGAATGAGGATATTCCCAAACTCATGGAAGAATTGCCCAGTGAAAAGGACTCTCCCGACATTATCCGATCCAAAATGGGAGCTGCTGGTGGCATCGCCAAGGTTCCGGTCCCGGTCGCCAATAATAAATTCGgcaaaaaagaaacggcTCACGAAAGCAATCCTTTTGGCTACGATGAGGAGAACGAAGATTACTG GGCACTGCAGGATTCAGCAGATCGTCTCCTGCCAAGCTTTGAAGCCTTGGGACCAGATGGTGGCTATCTCTCGACGGCCAAGGCACGTGATGTGCTGGTCAAAACGGGGCTCGAAAAGGACCAACTTCGCCAAATCTGGAACCTTAGCGACATCGATAAGGACGGTCTCTTTGACCATGACGAATACGTTGTGGCCATGTTTTTGTGTGATGCTGTTCTGCAAAAAGGTCGACCCATTCCCTCCGAGCTCCCGGCGAGTGTTATTCCGCCGCGCAAGCGATCACTGTTAGCAGAGAAGAGCAGCGTATTTTAA